A region from the Alosa alosa isolate M-15738 ecotype Scorff River chromosome 7, AALO_Geno_1.1, whole genome shotgun sequence genome encodes:
- the col9a1a gene encoding collagen, type IX, alpha 1a gives MAHARSYRASFLVILLQVILICSAQRGAPGPVGPPGPEGLTGYPGVDGIDGDRGPGPGPDGGPGLDGDDGKNGANGLAGAPGADGLTGPVGDPGPVGAPGPKGEPGAPGARGLAGVGPDGEPGDPGEDGLAGELGKVGPPGARGLRGALGLPGAVGPRGPPGVWNGEDLCPTSCPSGLSGYSGLPGMKGHKGAKGESGEPGKQGHKGEEGLLGAPGEQGSQGLPGPGGLRGITGLMGPKGERGGRGKSGDPGNIGAEGPPGDPGRRGKVGETGPKGSQGARGPQGLRGLPGPVGEAGLPGPDGREGIPGMPGGKGIPGKVGSPGDVGLQGLPGLPGIPGAKGHSGPKGASGDPGVAGLIGNYGKSGERGEQGEQGPVGARGGPGGRGELGPDGPPGPPGERGPKGDIGLPGLPGPAGFIGQKGDRGAVGLTGPVGEQGAPGEEGTPGNKGDPGDEGEAGEKGSTGKPGETGNRGPEGMRGLPGAPGETGEIGPRGMQGDRGAPGLTGGQGVAGRGPTDQHIKQVCMRVMQEQLAQLAASLSRPESGISGLPGPPGPPGPPGSTGNNGYPGHPGARGLPGLKGPPGLLGQKGPKGDTGDRGDRGPTAIGPKGIAGPPGLPGTPGLAAYGNHGRDGLRGPRGVPGLPGVPGPPGPSGVNGWCESSQCVLQALPGEISAKDSSMKGPDGL, from the exons ATGGCGCACGCCAGGAGCTACCGTGCGTCATTTTTGGTTATTTTACTGCAAGTTATTCTCATTTGCTCCGCTCAG agaggCGCCCCAGGACCAGTAGGGCCCCCTGGTCCTGAAGGTCTTACGGGTTACCCAGGAGTCGACGGCATTGAT GGGGACCGAGGACCTGGGCCTGGTCCAGACGGCGGCCCT GGACTTGACGGAGATGATGGTAAAAATGGAGCTAACGGATTGGCTGGTGCCCCAGGAGCTGAT GGGCTAACTGGACCTGTTGGTGACCCTGGCCCTGTTGGGGCTCCTGGCCCAAAG GGAGAGCCTGGAGCACCTGGAGCCCGTGGACTAGCA GGAGTTGGTCCTGATGGGGAGCCT GGAGATCCAGGAGAGGATGGGTTGGCAGGGGAACTGGGCAAAGTTGGACCTCCG GGAGCCAGAGGACTAAGAGGGGCTCTTGGGCTTCCTGGAGCTGTTGGGCCAAGG ggGCCACCAGGAGTGTGGAATGGAGAGGATCTG TGTCCTACTTCCTGCCCGTCCGGCCTCTCAGGTTACTCCGGTCTACCAGGAATGAAG GGCCACAAAGGTGCAAAAGGTGAATCTGGTGAACCAGGGAAGCAAGGACACAAG GGTGAAGAGGGGCTCCTGGGAGCTCCAGGGGAACAAGGATCCCAAGGACTACCA GGTCCAGGTGGATTGAGAGGTATCACTGGGTTGATGGGCCCCAAAGGTGAAAGG GGCGGTCGTGGAAAATCTGGTGATCCTGGGAATATCGGCGCTGAGGGTCCCCCA GGCGATCCTGGCCGAAGGGGCAAAGTTGGTGAGACAGGGCCGAAAGGTTCCCAA GGAGCACGAGGGCCACAAGGGTTGAGAGGCTTACCAGGCCCCGTAGGAGAAGCT GGATTACCTGGACCAGATGGTCGTGAGGGTATCCCTGGAATGCCAGGCGGGAAA GGTATTCCAGGAAAGGTTGGATCTCCTGGTGATGTTGGACTGCAGGGACTTCCT GGTTTGCCTGGTATCCCAGGTGCAAAGGGTCACTCTGGGCCAAAG GGAGCCTCAGGTGATCCCGGCGTTGCTGGATTAATTGGGAACTATGGCAAAAGT GGAGAGCGTGGAGAGCAGGGGGAGCAGGGCCCGGTGGGAGCCAGAGGTGGACCA ggggggagaggagagctcgGTCCTGACGGACCTCCAGGGCCACCAGGAGAGAGG GGACCTAAAGGGGATATTGGTCTTCCAGGACTTCCAGGGCCGGCTGGTTTTATTGGTCAAAAAGGAGATCGG GGTGCAGTTGGTCTCACAGGCCCTGTGGGTGAACAA GGAGCTCCAGGAGAGGAAGGGACCCCAGGAAACAAAGGAGACCCC GGCGATGAAGGTGAAGCAGGAGAAAAGGGATCA ACAGGGAAGCCGGGAGAGACGGGGAACAGAGGCCCAGAGGGGATGCGCGGCCTGCCGGGAGCCCcgggagagacaggagagatcGGGCCTCGTGGCATGCAGGGAGACCGAGGAGCACCAGGACTGACCGGAGGACAGGGCGTAGCA GGCAGAGGTCCAACAGATCAGCACATCAAGCAAGTTTGCATGAGAGTAATGCAAG AGCAGCTTGCTCAGCTGGCTGCCAGCCTCAGCAGACCAGAGTCTGGGATCTCCGGACTCCCTGGCCCCCCCGGCCCCCCTGGCCCTCCCGGCTCCACTGGCAACAACGGCTACCCTGGCCACCCGGGAGCTCGAGGCCTTCCTGGACTCAAAGGGCCGCCAGGCCTGCTGGGACAAAAAGGACCCAAAG GTGATacaggagacagaggagacagaggtCCCACAGCTATCGGTCCAAAGGGTATCGCTGGTCCTCCTGGTCTTCCTG GTACGCCAGGTCTAGCCGCGTACGGTAACCACGGCCGTGACGGGTTGAGGGGCCCGCGCGGAGTTCCCGGCCTGCCTGGTGTTCCAGGGCCTCCTGGTCCTTCTGGGGTCAACGGATGGTGCGAGTCCTCCCAGTGTGTCCTGCAGGCGTTGCCAGGGGAGATCTCGGCCAAGGACTCCAGCATGAAAGGGCCGGACGGGCTTTGA
- the ptp4a1 gene encoding protein tyrosine phosphatase type IVA 1: MARMNRPAPVEITYKNMRFLITHNPTNATLNKFIEELKKYGVTTVVRVCEATYDAALVMKEGIQVLDWPFDDGAPPSNQIVDDWLNLLKLKFKEEPGCCVAVHCVAGLGRAPVLVALALIECGMKYEDAVQFIRQKRRGAFNSKQLFYLEKYRPKMRLRFKDSNGHRNNCCIQ, encoded by the exons ATGGCTCGTATGAACAGGCCTGCCCCGGTGGAAATCACCTACAAAAATATGAGGTTTCTCATCACCCACAACCCCACCAATGCCACTTTAAATAAATTCATTGAG GAACTCAAAAAATATGGAGTCACTACCGTAGTGAGAGTTTGTGAAGCCACATATGACGCTGCGCTGGTGATGAAGGAGGGAATTCAGGTTCTG GATTGGCCTTTTGATGACGGAGCTCCTCCCTCAAACCAAATTGTAGATGATTGGCTCAACCTCTTGAAGCTCAAGTTTAAGGAGGAGCCAGGCTGCTGCGTTGCTGTCCATTGTGTTGCCGGCCTTGGAAG AGCTCCTGTCCTTGTGGCGCTTGCTTTGATTGAGTGTGGGATGAAGTATGAAGATGCTGTTCAGTTCATTCGACA GAAGCGTCGAGGAGCGTTCAACAGCAAGCAGCTCTTCTACCTTGAGAAATATCGTCCAAAGATGCGCCTGCGCTTCAAAGATTCCAATGGTCATCGTAACAACTGCTGCATTCAGTAG
- the lgsn gene encoding lengsin, with protein MSEPNVSRGKEAPEKCTDQIDGSGMSLGRRKGVKVSGRYLAPTDAERRGASVPLVQSAVAGPSPSESATIISIGPQHRGPTLSPESSRRSLARPDGMGSRDEWSSKGRASSSEASVSRQTLEELKSLLRETSVLTPRDQKDGVRPGSPYTYLHGNRGDGQQEESATRSFTTFKPLSEGSRRFQRPGERTTSKTASDWDSNAPSRTDGSTRHNVRSPTWEATSMGETYGSQTDNSKESSSGDNHGPQSFITVVEQIKQQIAREDVHFVRFEATDLHGVSRSKIVPARFFHEKAVYGVAMPRSYLELTLSSKVNEVDNATVANFSSDILLIPDMSTFRILPWANHTGRVICDPCSVTGVPLRTSPRLMAKQLLAQLQTLGFSLHSSLTYECCVLGLPERVGPKAVFFPATTLLSNNDLPFLHQLITGMYYMGVDVDSFASASGPGQMEISLKPKFGIEAADSAFTFRTGIKEMARKYNYVATFYTDEGIYNSGVFSHSLWDANGRRSLFHTGSADLSEIGRKWLAGLLHHSAAISCLMAPGVGCREQLTRGVKDQKRTSLYATCGCNDNSCDFNVKFHGGRETHIDNKLGSAMANPYIVLAATVAAGLDGIKRNLSFEHGLNRAPSLQKQFAIPLKLDGALEALSEDHIIRGALGEPFVQYFIAMKKFEIETQELDAERNKSLEYFI; from the exons ATGAGCGAGCCAAATGTTTCCAGAGGAAAG GAGGCACCTGAGAAATGTACCGACCAAATAGATGGCAGTGGTATGAGCTTGGGCCGTAGGAAAGGCGTGAAGGTCAGTGGGAGATATCTGGCACCGACCGacgcagagagaagaggagcatCCGTGCCTCTTGTGCAGTCCGCGGTCGCAGGCCCCAGCCCCTCAGAGAGCGCCACCATCATCTCCATCGGTCCCCAACATCGAGGGCCCACGCTGTCTCCTGAGTCTTCCCGTCGGTCTCTCGCTCGACCCGACGGCATGGGCTCACGAGATGAGTGGTCCTCAAAGGGCAGGGCTTCCTCTAGTGAGGCTAGTGTGTCCAGGCAAACCCTTGAGGAGCTCAAGAGCCTGCTGCGGGAAACCTCGGTCCTCACGCCCCGGGATCAAAAGGACGGGGTACGGCCAGGTAGCCCTTACACGTACTTACACGGAAACAGAGGGGATGGTCAACAGGAGGAGAGCGCAACCAGGTCATTCACTACTTTCAAGCCTCTCTCTGAGGGTAGTAGGAGATTCCAAAGACCAGGGGAGAGGACTACTTCTAAAACAGCTTCGGACTGGGACTCAAACGCACCATCTCGGACCGATGGAAGTACACGTCACAATGTGAGATCCCCCACCTGGGAGGCAACTAGCATGGGAGAGACTTATGGGTCACAAACAG ATAACAGTAAGGAAAGCTCATCGGGAGACAATCATGGGCCTCAAAGTTTCATCACAGTTGTTGAACAGATAAAGCAGCAGATTGCCCGTGAAGATGTCCACTTTGTTCGCTTTGAAGCTACAGACCTTCATGGAGTGTCCAGGTCCAAGATAGTGCCTGCACGTTTCTTTCAT GAAAAAGCTGTTTATGGAGTGGCAATGCCTAGGAGCTACCTGGAACTGACCTTGAGTTCAAAGGTCAACGAAGTCGATAATGCCACCGTGGCTAACTTCAGCAGTGACATTCTCCTGATCCCCGACATGTCCACGTTTAGGATCCTGCCCTGGGCCAACCACACAGGCAGGGTCATCTGTGACCCCTGCTCGGTGACGGGCGTCCCTCTGCGCACCTCGCCCCGTCTCATGGCCAAGCAGCTCCTGGCCCAGCTGCAGACGCTGGGCTTCTCGCTGCACTCCTCCCTCACCTACGAGTGCTGCGTGCTGGGCCTGCCCGAGAGAGTGGGCCCCAAGGCCGTCTTCTTCCCCGCCACCACCCTGCTCAGCAACAACGATCTGCCTTTCCTTCACCAGCTCATCACTGGCATGTACTACATGGGCGTGGATGTGGACAGCTTCGCCTCGGCGAGTGGCCCTGGACAGATGGAGATTTCCCTGAAGCCCAAATTTGGGATCGAGGCGGCTGACAGCGCCTTCACCTTCCGCACGGGCATCAAAGAGATGGCCCGCAAGTACAACTACGTCGCCACCTTCTACACAGACGAGGGCATCTACAACTCCGGGGTGTTCTCCCACAGCCTCTGGGATGCCAACGGCAGGAGGAGTCTGTTCCACACAGGAAGTGCCGACCTGTCAGAGATCGGCAGGAAGTGGCTGGCGGGACTCCTGCACCACTCTGCTGCTATCAGCTGTCTGATGGCTCCAGGCGTCGGGTGCCGCGAACAGCTAACACGAGGAGTGAAGGACCAGAAGCGCACTTCCTTGTATGCCACATGTGGCTGCAACGACAACAGCTGCGATTTCAATGTCAAGTTCCATGGCGGGAGGGAGACACACATTGACAACAAGCTAGGCTCAGCTATGGCTAACCCATACATTGTGCTGGCGGCCACTGTGGCAGCTGGATTAGATGGGATCAAGCGGAACCTGAGCTTTGAGCACGGCCTCAACAGGGCTCCTTCTCTGCAGAAACAGTTTGCCATCCCCCTGAAGCTGGACGGGGCTCTGGAGGCACTCTCTGAAGATCACATCATCCGTGGGGCCCTCGGCGAGCCCTTTGTGCAGTACTTCATTGCAATGAAGAAGTTTGAAATTGAGACTCAGGAACTAGATGCAGAGAGGAACAAAAGCCTTGAGTACTTCATTTAG
- the LOC125296973 gene encoding protein FAM83B-like — protein sequence MESELSAMSSMSEQLNLQDAAPGVYKEAYRLALYALLNGGQEAYQEFLKAEGISDFLSEQEIRYILENKKWPSGDDDEEDCEGMDNAPSTYCPMESDVEVPDLDLGWPEARLDHVETNVHMLFHPPRQNMPSIKTLVRKYIKEAKMVIAIAMDIFTDVDIFRDLVEISTRGVVIYLLLDDLQFNSFLRMSERANVPLQKLWNVRIRTVKGHEYRCQSGAKFHGAMEQKFMLVDCHTVLYGSYSFMWSYEKINLSMVLLITGKLVSCYDEEFRRLFARSIIPAQLIQQTTSSTDLFCGRNQGPMQSLHSAKFFERTRSFDTSQLKEMRGRLNMLNHNDKPEEGAQANGANINHGLNLQRNPATNTYSGFQQRMYSSLRQRSRVIGDKGPDVLDRSPFSATGQLNNPAQYRQPGQDDSALHGKPSFLSVSELSLHKWRIDSYLRNDQVPADSTESLDRMSLHSDTLKSSLQTTHSSRSNLIFKIPEQPTVTDLRALSPTLGRRTITSVYTSLQRAKENELGRDSKKPELNTERRLSEDSTTPLTRQTQRPGLVSPWTVITQPGTFDQPSLLETSHQSRPDIKQETEAANSKPILPTPSSVKSLDSLITNTNEEVAEAVKDETNAMQKLSESHRSVSHYDIKTTDDKKTPQSYDWQEPPSRTASATHLGKETESSLPKGSNLKRLRPFSDSNQTRLSLIEIPEEKEGLGSTRNLDEISPSKDADNLTTPTKTQPAPIEANVHISDRRPSITGTITSPTPSCNRDWFSPITSPASSRPTTPTWSSSQRPEGQKAVAASPRTLSALDVVGRPHHSVYHGSQSSVATVESIMSNPGEGRYGIPEVKRNKVYSRFEHFLSVERRVPDKTETDHMNAYAAEKRRSLFMGTSSTYSRYQTQPQTDNRFGKFIQRVGSLIHKNK from the exons ATGGAGTCGGAATTGTCTGCTATGTCTTCCATGAGTGAGCAGCTGAACTTACAGGACGCTGCTCCAGGAGTCTACAAGGAGGCTTATCGGCTGGCCCTGTACGCGCTGCTGAATGGCGGTCAGGAAGCATATCAGGAGTTCCTTAAGGCTGAAGGGATCTCTGACTTTCTCTCAGAGCAGGAGATTAGGTACATTCTTGAGAATAAGAAATGGCCTTcaggtgatgatgatgaagaggatTGTGAAGGTATGGACAATGCACCCTCTACATACTGCCCAATGGAATCGGATGTGGAGGTGCCAGACCTTGATCTTGGCTGGCCGGAAGCCAGGCTTGACCATGTGGAGACCAACGTTCACATGCTTTTCCACCCGCCAAGACAGAACATGCCAAGCATCAAAACACTGGTGCGGAAATATATAAAAGAAGCAAAAATG GTCATTGCTATAGCAATGGACATATTTACTGATGTGGACATATTCCGAGATCTGGTTGAAATTTCCACCAGGGGAGTGGTCATTTATTTGCTTCTAGATGACCTTCAGTTCAACAGCTTTCTACGCATGTCGGAAAGAGCCAACGTTCCTCTCCAAAAGCTATGG AATGTGAGGATTCGCACAGTGAAGGGTCATGAGTATCGCTGTCAGTCCGGGGCAAAGTTCCATGGAGCGATGGAGCAGAAGTTCATGCTGGTGGACTGCCACACAGTACTGTATGGGTCTTATAG CTTCATGTGGTCCTATGAAAAGATCAACCTCAGTATGGTGCTCCTCATCACAGGCAAGTTGGTGTCCTGCTACGACGAGGAGTTTAGAAGACTGTTTGCTCGTTCCATCATACCTGCCCAGCTCATCCAACAGACCACATCAAGCACAGACCTCTTCTGTGGCAGGAACCAAGGGCCCATGCAGAGCCTCCATTCTGCCAAGTTCTTTGAGAGAACACGCTCCTTTGACACCTCTCAGctgaaagagatgagaggacGCCTGAACATGCTAAACCACAACGACAAACCTGAGGAAGGAGCACAGGCCAATGGAGCCAACATAAACCATGGACTGAATCTCCAGCGGAACCCAGCCACCAACACTTACAGTGGCTTTCAACAGAGAATGTACTCATCATTGCGTCAGAGGAGCAGAGTCATAGGTGACAAAGGTCCTGATGTCCTGGACAGAAGCCCTTTCTCTGCCACTGGTCAGCTTAACAATCCGGCCCAGTACAGGCAACCAGGCCAAGATGACAGTGCTCTTCATGGAAAGCCGTCTTTCCTGAGCGTCTCTGAGTTGTCTCTTCATAAATGGAGAATTGACTCATATCTCAGGAATGACCAGGTTCCGGCGGACTCCACTGAGAGTTTGGACCGCATGAGTTTACACTCTGACACTCTGAAGTCCTCTTTACAAACCACTCACTCGTCCAGATCGAACCTCATATTCAAAATCCCAGAGCAACCAACTGTGACTGACCTGAGGGCCCTGAGTCCAACCCTGGGCAGACGTACGATCACCTCTGTGTACACCTCCCTGCAAAGAGCCAAAGAGAACGAGTTGGGCAGGGATTCTAAAAAGCCTGAACTTAATACAGAACGCAGACTCAGTGAAGATTCAACCACTCCCCTGACCAGGCAGACACAGCGTCCTGGACTGGTCAGTCCATGGACAGTGATCACACAACCAGGAACATTTGACCAGCCTTCACTTCTTGAGACCAGCCATCAATCTCGCCCTGACATCAAGCAAGAGACAGAAGCTGCCAATAGTAAACCGATTCTCCCTACACCCAGCTCTGTGAAAAGCCTTGACAGTCTCATCACCAATACAAATGAAGAGGTGGCAGAAGCCGTGAAGGATGAGACAAATGCAATGCAAAAACTCAGCGAGTCTCACAGGTCCGTCTCCCATTATGATATAAAAACCACAGACGATAAGAAGACCCCACAGTCCTACGACTGGCAGGAGCCACCCTCCAGGACAGCCTCGGCGACACATttagggaaagagacagagtcgTCACTCCCCAAGGGCTCAAATCTAAAACGCTTACGCCCATTCAGCGACAGCAACCAGACCCGTTTGTCTTTGATTGAAATACCAGAAGAAAAAGAGGGTCTTGGCTCAACTAGAAACTTAGATGAAATTTCTCCAAGTAAAGATGCCGACAACTTGACCACCCCGACAAAGACTCAACCAGCGCCCATTGAAGCAAATGTTCACATTTCAGACAGACGGCCAAGCATCACGGGAACAATAACAAGCCCCACTCCCTCCTGCAACAGAGACTGGTTCTCACCAATAACAAGTCCTGCGTCCAGTCGTCCAACGACTCCCACGTGGAGCAGCTCGCAGAGACCTGAAGGACAGAAGGCTGTGGCTGCGTCACCAAGAACGCTGTCCGCTCTGGATGTGGTGGGCCGTCCGCACCACAGTGTGTACCACGGATCACAGTCCTCAGTGGCCACAGTGGAGAGTATAATGTCCAACCCAGGCGAGGGGCGGTACGGCATACCAGAGGTCAAACGGAACAAGGTCTATAGTCGTTTTGAGCACTTTCTGtctgtggagaggagagtgcCCGATAAGACTGAAACTGACCACATGAATGCATACGCTGCGGAGAAACGCAGGAGCTTGTTCATGGGCACCTCCAGCACCTACTCCAGATACCAGACCCAACCACAGACTGATAATAGGTTTGGTAAATTCATACAGCGTGTGGGCAGTTTGATACACAAAAACAAGTAG